A genomic segment from Actinoplanes sichuanensis encodes:
- a CDS encoding cytochrome P450, with translation MTTVNNGRKVHRGAKAPGCPVRVGDDGVWHIQDYATARRFLRHNDTRQAGLGIENALRHQHRMRLPMLYRDGPEHREQRRQTARYFTPKRVESAYRELMHRLADQQCEVLRRRGAADLSALSFQLAVAVAAEVVGLTDSAPGMPQRLDRFFAIPDPDARGLSAVRQKAFNNFVLLSFLWRDVRPAVAARRRHRRDDLISHLIDQGCSLPEILGECVTFAAAGMVTTREFITVAAWHLLTDETLRAQYTGGDQAARVAVLHEILRLEPVVGDLLRWTTADVTVGDVAIPSGARVEVAVAAANLDPAEAGDQPRAVCPGRPVGPGLSFGDGAHKCPGAHIAIQETDIFLSRLFAMPGLRMIREPTVTIRPDIASYEIKGLILAV, from the coding sequence GACTACGCCACCGCACGGCGGTTCCTGCGGCACAACGACACCCGGCAGGCCGGCCTCGGCATCGAGAACGCGCTGCGCCACCAGCATCGGATGCGGTTGCCGATGCTCTACCGGGACGGGCCGGAGCACCGCGAGCAGCGGCGGCAGACGGCCCGCTACTTCACCCCGAAACGGGTCGAGTCGGCCTATCGGGAACTCATGCACCGGCTCGCCGACCAGCAGTGCGAGGTGCTGCGACGGCGTGGGGCGGCCGACCTGTCGGCGCTCTCCTTCCAGCTCGCCGTCGCCGTCGCCGCCGAGGTGGTCGGTCTCACCGACAGTGCGCCCGGGATGCCGCAGCGGCTGGACCGGTTCTTCGCCATCCCCGACCCCGACGCGCGTGGACTGTCCGCGGTCCGGCAGAAGGCGTTCAACAACTTCGTCCTGCTGTCGTTCCTCTGGCGGGACGTCCGCCCGGCCGTCGCGGCCCGCCGCCGCCACCGCCGCGACGACCTGATCTCGCACCTGATCGACCAGGGGTGCAGCCTGCCCGAGATCCTCGGCGAATGCGTCACGTTCGCGGCCGCCGGCATGGTCACCACCCGCGAGTTCATCACCGTCGCCGCCTGGCATCTGCTCACCGACGAGACGCTGCGCGCCCAGTACACCGGGGGTGATCAGGCCGCGCGGGTGGCCGTCCTGCACGAGATCCTGCGACTCGAACCGGTGGTCGGCGACCTGCTCCGCTGGACCACCGCGGACGTCACGGTCGGCGACGTCGCCATCCCGTCCGGCGCCCGGGTCGAGGTCGCAGTGGCCGCGGCCAACCTGGACCCGGCCGAGGCCGGCGACCAGCCCCGAGCGGTCTGCCCGGGCCGCCCGGTCGGCCCGGGCCTGTCCTTCGGCGACGGCGCGCACAAGTGTCCGGGCGCCCACATCGCGATCCAGGAGACCGACATCTTCCTCAGCAGGCTGTTCGCGATGCCGGGCCTCCGGATGATCCGGGAACCCACCGTGACGATCCGCCCCGACATCGCCTCCTACGAGATAAAGGGCCTGATCCTCGCGGTCTAG
- a CDS encoding serine hydrolase, with translation MRRTRNLIVTAAALGILGGSVLVAKGLLADSGTGGSGGGALAGVFQEEPKASATPTGPTPEELAAIERAKRVKALDAALKKYATGKPEFSVAVFDRKTGETYAYRGDEKYETASVVKVQVLACLLLTAQDDDRKLTSSEKALADKMIRYSDNDATTSLYGKVGKIGGLTACNKRLGLTQTKVSGSWGLTRTTVKDQVVLLSQLVDEKSELSEASREYAHKLMSTVASDQDWGVPAAAQEGEDATVKNGWLQRSTESNLWIINTVGQITDDDTDVSIAVLSHTNSTMPAGQSLVEKVAKLTRTHLKY, from the coding sequence GTGCGACGTACCCGGAATCTCATCGTGACGGCGGCCGCTCTCGGTATCCTCGGGGGTTCGGTCCTGGTGGCGAAGGGCCTCCTGGCCGACAGTGGCACCGGCGGTTCCGGTGGCGGCGCCCTGGCCGGAGTCTTCCAGGAGGAGCCGAAGGCATCGGCCACCCCGACCGGCCCCACCCCGGAGGAGCTGGCCGCCATCGAGCGCGCCAAGCGGGTCAAGGCCCTCGACGCGGCGCTGAAGAAGTACGCGACCGGTAAGCCCGAGTTCTCGGTCGCCGTCTTCGACCGCAAGACCGGCGAGACGTACGCCTACCGCGGCGACGAGAAGTACGAGACCGCGAGTGTGGTCAAGGTGCAGGTGCTGGCCTGCCTGCTACTCACCGCGCAGGACGACGACCGGAAGCTGACCAGCTCGGAGAAGGCGCTGGCGGACAAGATGATCCGGTACAGCGACAACGACGCGACCACCTCGCTCTACGGCAAGGTCGGCAAGATCGGTGGATTGACCGCCTGCAACAAGCGCCTCGGCCTCACCCAGACCAAGGTCAGCGGCTCCTGGGGCCTCACCCGGACGACCGTGAAGGATCAGGTGGTCCTGCTCTCCCAGTTGGTCGACGAGAAGAGCGAGTTGTCCGAGGCCTCCCGGGAGTACGCGCACAAGCTGATGAGCACCGTCGCCTCGGACCAGGACTGGGGTGTCCCGGCCGCGGCCCAGGAGGGCGAGGACGCCACGGTGAAGAACGGCTGGCTCCAGCGGTCCACCGAGAGCAACCTGTGGATCATCAACACGGTCGGTCAGATCACCGACGACGACACCGACGTGTCGATCGCCGTCCTGTCACACACCAACTCGACGATGCCCGCCGGGCAGAGCCTGGTGGAGAAGGTCGCGAAGCTCACCCGGACGCATCTGAAGTACTAG
- a CDS encoding DedA family protein, which produces MIDTLSASGWLFLVVAFGAIVPIVPTGAAVSATAAYAFHQHVYAVVPVILAGAAGAYVGDLVMYAMCRFGGEQMARRLRWMRDEHRLAAVTERLRGREVSVLLVSRLIPGGRVPVLLAAAFAGLPWRTFVVANLPACALWSAVYAMIGLLGGSLFPEPWQGVLAAVVLILLVNQCLSWFSKRRNASTSDASG; this is translated from the coding sequence GTGATCGACACCCTCAGCGCCTCGGGCTGGCTGTTCCTGGTGGTGGCGTTCGGGGCCATCGTGCCGATCGTGCCCACCGGGGCGGCGGTCAGCGCGACCGCGGCGTACGCGTTCCACCAGCATGTGTATGCGGTCGTGCCGGTGATCCTGGCCGGAGCGGCCGGAGCCTACGTGGGCGACCTGGTGATGTATGCGATGTGCCGGTTCGGCGGTGAGCAGATGGCCCGCCGGCTGCGGTGGATGCGTGACGAGCACCGGCTGGCCGCGGTGACCGAGCGGCTGCGCGGGCGGGAGGTGTCGGTGCTGCTGGTGTCCCGGCTGATCCCCGGCGGCCGGGTGCCGGTGCTGCTGGCCGCCGCGTTCGCCGGGCTCCCGTGGCGCACGTTCGTGGTCGCCAACCTGCCGGCCTGCGCGCTCTGGTCGGCCGTCTACGCCATGATCGGGCTGCTCGGCGGTTCGCTCTTCCCCGAGCCGTGGCAGGGCGTGCTCGCCGCCGTGGTGCTCATCCTGCTGGTCAACCAGTGCCTGAGCTGGTTCTCGAAACGGCGGAACGCTAGTACTTCAGATGCGTCCGGGTGA
- a CDS encoding MBL fold metallo-hydrolase encodes MSRTEITWWGHSTVWLADSGVTLLTDPVLTGRLAHLRRMAGPAPRLPGAPDAILLSHLHADHFHVPSLRAVPGDPVLVVPRGAAAFAARAIPGAARRCVELGPGEETKIKGVRVRAVPARHDGRRGPWSRERAEAIGFVVEGASRTWYAGDTGLFDGMGELGPLDLALIPVGGWGPTLGAHGHLDARDGAEALRRVRASWAVPVHYGTLWPVGMGRVRRHMFDEPGPRFAEFAAEAAPDSRVRVLTHGETFGVPA; translated from the coding sequence GTGAGCCGGACCGAGATCACCTGGTGGGGGCACAGCACCGTGTGGCTCGCCGACTCGGGTGTCACCCTGCTGACCGATCCGGTGCTCACCGGCCGGCTCGCCCACCTGCGGCGGATGGCCGGTCCGGCGCCCCGCCTGCCCGGCGCGCCCGACGCGATCCTGCTGTCGCACCTGCACGCCGACCACTTTCACGTGCCGTCGCTGCGGGCGGTGCCCGGCGATCCGGTCCTGGTGGTGCCGCGCGGCGCCGCGGCTTTCGCCGCGCGAGCGATCCCCGGTGCGGCGCGGCGGTGCGTCGAGCTGGGGCCGGGCGAGGAGACCAAGATCAAGGGGGTACGGGTGAGAGCCGTCCCCGCCCGGCACGACGGACGCCGTGGACCCTGGTCCCGGGAACGGGCCGAGGCGATCGGTTTCGTGGTCGAGGGCGCCTCCCGCACCTGGTACGCCGGTGATACCGGCCTGTTCGACGGGATGGGTGAGCTCGGCCCGCTGGACCTGGCACTGATCCCGGTCGGCGGCTGGGGGCCGACCCTCGGTGCGCACGGTCACCTGGACGCCCGGGACGGCGCCGAGGCGTTGCGTCGGGTGCGGGCGTCGTGGGCGGTGCCGGTGCACTACGGGACACTCTGGCCGGTCGGGATGGGTCGCGTCCGCCGGCACATGTTCGACGAGCCGGGCCCTCGGTTCGCCGAGTTCGCGGCCGAGGCGGCACCGGACAGCCGGGTGCGGGTGCTCACCCACGGCGAGACCTTCGGCGTGCCCGCGTGA
- a CDS encoding DUF1990 family protein, producing MTEVTYPHVGFTRTGRLPSGYRHLRHRTAIGAGEETLARAGEAILTFRMHRAIGARISADAGRAAPGVLLTVGLGPLRAPCEVVWTVEEGDRIGFAYGTRPGHPATGEEAFLVERDEHDRVWFTVVAFSRPASTLMRVTGPAAVLFQHAFARACGLALRRLGNVGR from the coding sequence GTGACCGAAGTTACCTATCCGCATGTCGGGTTCACCCGTACCGGGCGGCTCCCGTCCGGCTACCGCCATCTGCGCCATCGCACCGCGATCGGCGCCGGTGAGGAGACGCTGGCCCGGGCCGGTGAGGCGATCCTGACCTTCCGCATGCACCGGGCCATCGGCGCCCGGATCAGCGCCGACGCCGGTCGGGCCGCGCCCGGGGTGCTGCTCACCGTCGGCCTAGGCCCGCTGCGGGCCCCGTGCGAGGTGGTCTGGACCGTCGAGGAGGGTGACCGGATCGGGTTCGCCTACGGCACCCGTCCCGGGCATCCGGCGACCGGCGAGGAGGCGTTCCTGGTGGAACGGGACGAACACGACCGGGTGTGGTTCACGGTCGTCGCGTTCAGCCGCCCGGCGAGCACCCTGATGCGGGTGACCGGCCCGGCCGCGGTGTTGTTCCAGCACGCCTTCGCCCGCGCGTGCGGGTTGGCCCTGCGGCGCCTGGGTAACGTGGGGCGGTGA
- a CDS encoding diacylglycerol/lipid kinase family protein, which translates to MTGPRCAVVVNPTKVADPDQLHRIVEQGLARAGWPAPRWYETTPEDPGRGQAKKAVADGAELVFACGGDGTVTAVVTALSGSDVALAVLPAGTGNLLAANLGLGNDPATGLEVALEGGRRRIDVGVIDDRCFVVMAGMGFDAQMLEDTSEKAKKRIGWLAYVGGAAKHLLDRPMRARIRLDGGPPMPRRPAAVIVGNVGRLQGGVRLLSKAEPDDGKFDVAILSPTNLAHWAALAWAVVSRRERVPLMETYTASRVEIYSNRAQARQLDGDTIAPGKVMKIHLRPRALLLCVPQPDADPDLAYDASAVARRAKEKA; encoded by the coding sequence GTGACTGGACCCCGCTGCGCCGTCGTGGTGAACCCCACCAAGGTGGCCGATCCCGATCAGCTGCACCGGATCGTCGAGCAGGGGCTCGCCCGTGCCGGCTGGCCCGCGCCGCGTTGGTATGAGACGACACCCGAGGACCCGGGCCGCGGCCAGGCGAAGAAGGCGGTGGCCGACGGCGCCGAGCTGGTCTTCGCGTGCGGCGGCGACGGCACGGTGACCGCGGTCGTCACCGCCCTGTCCGGGTCGGATGTGGCGCTGGCCGTGCTGCCGGCCGGCACCGGCAACCTGCTGGCGGCGAACCTCGGCCTCGGCAACGACCCGGCCACCGGCTTGGAGGTGGCGTTGGAGGGCGGCCGGCGGCGCATCGACGTCGGCGTGATCGACGACAGGTGCTTCGTGGTGATGGCCGGGATGGGCTTCGACGCCCAGATGCTCGAGGACACCTCGGAGAAGGCGAAGAAGCGGATCGGCTGGCTGGCGTATGTCGGCGGGGCCGCGAAACACCTGCTGGACCGGCCGATGCGGGCCCGGATCCGGCTGGACGGCGGTCCGCCGATGCCCCGACGCCCGGCCGCCGTGATCGTCGGCAACGTGGGCCGGCTGCAGGGCGGCGTCCGACTGCTGAGCAAGGCCGAGCCGGACGACGGCAAGTTCGACGTGGCCATCCTCAGCCCGACCAACCTGGCCCACTGGGCGGCCCTGGCCTGGGCGGTGGTGAGCCGTCGGGAGCGGGTGCCGTTGATGGAGACGTACACCGCATCGCGGGTTGAGATCTACAGCAACCGGGCACAGGCGCGTCAGCTCGACGGTGACACCATCGCCCCGGGCAAGGTCATGAAGATCCACCTCCGGCCGCGGGCCCTGCTGCTCTGCGTGCCGCAGCCGGACGCGGACCCGGACCTGGCGTACGACGCCTCCGCCGTCGCCCGTCGTGCGAAGGAGAAGGCTTGA